A single region of the Glycine max cultivar Williams 82 chromosome 20, Glycine_max_v4.0, whole genome shotgun sequence genome encodes:
- the LOC100792167 gene encoding oligopeptide transporter 7, with product MIMEESSVHEIKTPLLSSNKEEDEVGSSTSHRQQNEENSPIKQVALTVPTTDDPSLPVLTFRMWVLGTLSCVLLSFLNQFFWYRIQPLTITAISAQIAVVPLGQLMAATITKRVFFRGTRWEFTLNPGPFNVKEHVLITIFANSGAGTVYAIHVVTAVKIFYHKHISFFVSLLVVITTQVLGFGWAGIFRRYLVEPAAMWWPANLVQVSLFRALHEKDERPKGGLTRSQFFVIAFLCSFAYYVFPGYIFQMLTSLSWICWLYPNNVLAQQLGSGLNGLGIGAIGLDWSTISSYLGSPLASPWFATANVAVGFVFVMYVLTPLCYWLDLYNAKTFPIFSDELFTEKGQVYNITAIIDSNFHLDLAAYERQGRLYISTFFAMTYGVGFAALTATIMHVALFHGREIWEQSKSSFKEKSVDIHTKLMRRYKQVPEWWFVCILMATIAATVFTCEYYNDQLQLPWWGVLLACAIAIFFTLPIGIITAITNQSPGLNIITEYIIGYIYPGYPVANMCFKVYGYISMTQAITFLQDFKLGHYMKIPPRTMFMGQVVGTLVAGFVYLGTAWWLMETIPDICKDTSSVWTCPSDTVFYDASVIWGLIGPRRIFGDLGTYEKVNWFFLGGAIAPLLVWLAARSFPQQEWIRLINMPVLIGATGMMPPATAVNYTSWIIAGFLSGFVVFRYKPEWWKRHNYVLSGALDAGLAFMGVLLYLCLGLEDISLNWWGNDLDGCTLAHCPTAKVVEVQGCAVFT from the exons ATGATCATGGAAGAATCCTCGGTACACGAGATCAAAACCCCTCTCC TGTCATCTAACAAGGAGGAAGATGAAGTTGGAAGCAGTACTAGCCATAGGCAGCAAAATGAAGAGAACTCGCCCATAAAACAAGTGGCCCTAACGGTGCCAACCACCGATGACCCATCTCTTCCAGTTCTGACGTTCCGAATGTGGGTGTTGGGAACTCTATCATGCGTGCTGCTGTCGTTCCTGAACCAGTTCTTCTGGTACCGCATCCAGCCTCTCACCATCACCGCGATCTCCGCCCAGATCGCGGTGGTGCCGCTCGGCCAACTCATGGCCGCAACGATCACTAAGCGCGTGTTCTTCAGAGGAACACGCTGGGAATTCACTCTCAATCCGGGACCCTTCAACGTCAAGGAGCACGTTCTCATCACCATCTTCGCCAACTCCGGCGCCGGCACCGTCTACGCCATCCACGTTGTTACCGCTGTCAAAATCTTTTACCACAAACACATCTCCTTCTTTGTCTCCTTGCTTGTGGTCATCACCACACAG GTATTGGGTTTCGGATGGGCTGGCATATTTAGAAGATACCTGGTAGAGCCAGCGGCAATGTGGTGGCCAGCAAATTTAGTTCAAGTTTCACTCTTCAG GGCCCTGCACGAGAAGGATGAGCGACCAAAGGGAGGGTTAACGCGATCGCAGTTCTTCGTAATCGCATTTTTGTGCAGCTTCGCCTATTACGTGTTCCCCGGTTACATTTTCCAAATGCTAACCTCCCTCTCTTGGATTTGCTGGTTATATCCCAACAATGTTCTGGCCCAACAACTTGGGTCGGGCCTAAACGGGCTTGGCATAGGAGCAATTGGGCTTGACTGGTCCACCATTTCGTCCTACCTCGGAAGCCCACTCGCAAGCCCATGGTTTGCCACTGCCAATGTCGCGGTGGGTTTCGTGTTTGTGATGTACGTTCTGACTCCGCTGTGCTATTGGCTCGACTTGTACAACGCCAAAACCTTCCCCATTTTCTCGGACGAACTCTTCACGGAGAAAGGTCAAGTTTATAACATCACAGCCATAATAGACTCCAATTTCCACCTAGACCTTGCGGCTTATGAGAGACAAGGTAGATTGTACATCAGCACTTTCTTTGCCATGACCTATGGTGTTGGCTTTGCTGCACTCACCGCCACCATTATGCATGTTGCTCTCTTTCACGGAAG AGAAATATGGGAGCAAAGTAAATCAAGTTTTAAGGAAAAGAGCGTGGACATTCACACGAAGCTTATGCGGAGGTACAAACAGGTGCCTGAATGGTGGTTCGTGTGCATACTCATGGCAACCATTGCAGCCACCGTCTTCACCTGCGAATACTACAACGATCAGCTGCAACTGCCTTGGTGGGGTGTTCTCCTCGCATGTGCCATTGCTATATTCTTCACTCTCCCCATTGGAATTATTACTGCAATCACAAATCAG AGTCCGGGGTTGAACATAATCACGGAATACATCATAGGGTACATCTACCCGGGATACCCTGTGGCAAACATGTGCTTCAAGGTTTATGGTTACATCAGCATGACGCAGGCCATCACTTTCTTGCAAGACTTCAAGCTTGGTCACTACATGAAAATCCCTCCCAGAACCATGTTCATGGGACAGGTTGTGGGAACGCTTGTCGCGGGTTTTGTGTATTTGGGCACTGCGTGGTGGTTAATGGAAACGATCCCAGACATATGCAAAGACACGTCCTCTGTATGGACGTGTCCAAGTGACACAGTGTTCTACGACGCATCGGTTATTTGGGGTTTGATTGGGCCGAGAAGAATATTCGGAGACCTGGGAACGTACGAGAAAGTGAATTGGTTCTTCCTAGGAGGAGCCATTGCTCCATTACTGGTTTGGTTGGCGGCAAGGTCGTTCCCACAACAAGAGTGGATTAGGCTCATAAACATGCCAGTGTTGATAGGGGCCACCGGAATGATGCCTCCGGCGACGGCGGTGAATTACACGAGCTGGATCATTGCGGGGTTTCTCTCTGGCTTCGTTGTGTTCAGATACAAGCCCGAATGGTGGAAGCGTCACAATTATGTGCTCTCAGGGGCACTTGATGCAGGGCTTGCCTTCATGGGGGTGCTTTTGTATCTATGCCTTGGATTGGAGGACATTAGTCTCAATTGGTGGGGGAATGACCTTGACGGATGTACATTGGCTCACTGCCCCACCGCCAAAGTAGTCGAGGTTCAAGGTTGTGCCGTTTTCACTTGA